A genomic stretch from Bradysia coprophila strain Holo2 unplaced genomic scaffold, BU_Bcop_v1 contig_326, whole genome shotgun sequence includes:
- the LOC119079713 gene encoding actin-related protein 6-like — translation MVNNIVTILDNGAYAAKIGSTTLKEPKIIPNCIMKAKSERRRPFIGDQIDDCRDISGLFYILCFQKGYLVNWDVQKTVWDYIFGQDCCAIDFTNPFIITEPQFNFSSIQEAITEIFFEEYECESLLRTTAADLCSYNFENSTDKKLCSLVIDMGFSFTHIIPFIKGKKVKEGIRRIDIGGKLLTNHLKEIISYRQLNVMDESYVINQVKEDACFVSQDFNSDMRVARKKFPENTIVQDYVLPDFTSIRRGFLCDPVPSRENRDQQTLRLTNERFAIPELLFYPSDIGIYQCGVPEAVMESLKACPAEATPHLLANIVVVGGCALFDGMESRLQSEIRALAPADMAVNVTVPKNAQTYAWEGGVKLSQNTEFLGMCMSREEYDEEGVRGAYDRFDI, via the exons ATGGTAAACAACATAGTCACAATTCTGGACAATGGAGCGTATGCAGCTAAAATCGGATCGACAACGTTAAAAGAGCCAAa AATCATACCCAATTGCATAATGAAAGCAAAATCAGAACGACGACGACCTTTCATTG GTGACCAAATAGATGATTGCCGAGACATATCGGGACTTTTCTACATTCTATGTTTCCAGAAAGGATATTTAGTGAATTGGGACGTTCAAAAAACCGTTTGGGATtacatttttggccaagacTGCTGTGCCATTGATTTCACGAATCCATTCATCATTACCGAACCGCAATTCAACTTCAGTTCCATTCAGGAGGCAATaactgaaattttctttgaagaaTACGAGTGTGAAAGTCTACTGCGCACCACAGCTGCGGATCTGTGTTCctataatttcgaaaattcaacCGATAAGAAACTGTGTTCTTTAGTCATCGATATGGGATTCAGCTTCACACACATTATTCCCTTTATTAAGGGGAAAAAGGTTAAGGAAGGCATTCGACGGATAGACATTGGCGGCAAATTGCTGACGAatcatttaaaagaaattatttcataTCGACAGTTGAATGTCATGGACGAATCGTATGTGATAAATCAAGTGAAGGAGGATGCTTGCTTTGTGTCGCAGGACTTCAATTCCGATATGAGGGTAGCTAGAAAAAAGTTTCCGGAGAATACAATCGTTCAGGATTATGTTTTGCCAGATTTCACAAGCATCAGAAGGGG ATTTCTGTGCGATCCAGTTCCAAGTCGGGAAAATCGAGATCAGCAAACTTTGAGGCTAACGAACGAAAGATTTGCGATACcagaacttttgttttatccTTCAGACATCGGAATTTATCAG TGTGGTGTCCCAGAAGCTGTTATGGAATCATTGAAAGCATGCCCGGCAGAAGCAACTCCACATCTCTTGGCTAATATTGTTGTAGTTGGCGGATGTGCTCTATTCGACGGAATGGAGTCAAGACT ACAATCGGAGATTCGGGCTTTAGCTCCAGCTGATATGGCCGTAAACGTTACAGTACCTAAGAA CGCACAAACTTATGCGTGGGAAGGTGGCGTGAAGTTAAGTCAAAATACAGAATTCCTTGGTATGTGCATGAGTCGGGAGGAATACGACGAGGAGGGTGTTCGAGGAGCGTATGATAGATTTGATATTTGA
- the LOC119079711 gene encoding cytochrome c oxidase subunit 5A, mitochondrial-like, with product MLRTAAGQISKLIRPQLVQARAIATTPKRFGHGEPDIHSDAFDTRYEQFFNKPDIDGWLIRKGMNDLLGMDLVPDPKIVVAALKACRRVNDYALAIRWLEGVRDKCGDKKAEIYPWLLQEIQPTLKELGVLTPEEMGYGEPELALKSVFDRS from the coding sequence ATGTTGCGTACCGCCGCCGGTCAAATATCGAAATTAATTCGACCACAATTGGTTCAAGCCCGTGCTATTGCTACAACACCAAAGCGATTCGGTCACGGTGAGCCTGACATTCATTCCGACGCTTTCGATACTAGATACGAACAGTTCTTCAACAAGCCCGATATCGATGGATGGTTGATTCGTAAAGGAATGAATGATTTGTTGGGCATGGACTTGGTTCCAGATCCAAAGATTGTTGTCGCTGCATTGAAGGCTTGCCGTCGTGTTAACGATTACGCTTTGGCTATCAGATGGTTGGAAGGCGTTCGAGATAAGTGTGGCGACAAGAAAGCTGAAATTTATCCATGGCTATTGCAAGAAATTCAACCAACTTTGAAGGAGTTGGGAGTCTTGACCCCTGAAGAGATGGGTTACGGAGAGCCCGAGTTGGCATTGAAATCAGTCTTTGATCgctcttaa
- the LOC119079714 gene encoding mediator of RNA polymerase II transcription subunit 30-like, with the protein MSGQYPSGFNNPANFGNQMNPMRNPQMNMNMNMGMPNQMGMMNNQMNFNQQGLMQQPQPSQAPQSQPMQSPNIGLGPTSLSHGSEMGPIAHVSPQHQMQPQVGQQQQQSMCLDTPTTANPGSVSNMIRSLGNPPGTVQSQPQANQQQQQQQKEFNVVSLCRFGQETVQDISSRFQEVFAALKSVQPPNINNPLQNATEKKVTEQFRTIRLLFKRLRLLFDRCNDSCQQDLGMEYTHIESLIPLKDEPDHKLDPAPSEEYKKHLQENRELTEAVMIKNKQLREIIDRIRIIIWEINTMLSMRRTYNN; encoded by the exons atgtctGGACAGTATCCAAGCGGCTTCAATAACCCCGCTAATTTTGGCAATCAAATGAATCCGATGCGCAACCCTCAAATGAACATGAATATGAACATGGGAATGCCGAACCAAATGGGTATGATGAACAACCAAATGAACTTCAACCAACAAGGTTTAATGCAGCAACCGCAACCGTCGCAAGCACCGCAATCTCAGCCCATGCAAAGTCCGAACATTGGACTCGGTCCTACAAGTTTGTCACATGGAAGTGAAATGGGTCCAATTGCCCATGTTTCGCCCCAGCATCAAATGCAGCCACAAGTCGGTCAACAGCAACAGCAATCAATGTGCTTGGACACGCCAACAACGGCCAATCCTGGAAGTGTTTCTAACATGATCCGTAGTCTTGGCAATCCACCCGGAACAGTTCAATCACAACCACAAGCAAAtcagcaacaacagcaacagcagAAGGAATTCAACGTTGTTAGCTTGTGTCGTTTCGGACAAGAGACAGTTCAAGACATATCAAG TCGCTTTCAGGAAGTCTTTGCTGCTTTGAAAAGCGTTCAACCTCCAAACATAAATAATCCATTGCAGAACGCTACAGAGAAAAAGGTCACCGAACAGTTCCGAACCATTCGTTTGCTATTTAAACGGTTGCGATTATTGTTCGATAGGTGTAACGACAGTTGCCAGCAAG ATTTGGGCATGGAGTACACGCACATCGAAAGTTTGATACCTCTGAAAGATGAACCAGATCATAAACTTGATCCAGCGCCGAGTGAAGAgtataaaaaacatttacaagaAAACAGAGAACTGACTGAAGCTGTAATGATTAAGAATAAGCAATTGAGAGAGATTATAGATCGTATCCGGATTATAATCTGGGAAATTAACACGATGCTGAGTATGCGACGGACCTATAATAATTGA
- the LOC119079723 gene encoding unconventional prefoldin RPB5 interactor-like protein has translation MEILQRALKEALDRNAAEAVRWTKYKEQHEEAKANIVEFTKSLELDIMVPVGSKALMPGRLYHTNEVVVSHSQTYYSKCTAHKALEICQNRLNVADSRLKALAVEANLHRNQLDLPLDFDAFSSQEIIETYDEEEEKKWQINHKEKIKEQKRNEAAERQQILSGKAEDDIIKRLEELELMEELENELEAMSEEDDEAVQAILSERPEEISFKKRMSHFNDRNIEDDISSTEDAASSAKDAELSKENDASADNVSLSLNSSDDDEDDDDEDDEIPPEFKELERRTASMTNREKTKLFKAKLDEVQKYLEALKPRTIEEISHKTDMMFLSDHLLNAIEIMEDEFKCDRYLNAESVITEDSDDIEPATVVPASVTKQTILKKKMKTSFAFDDDKNSRKIRFASEHDVKSFDVLEEPSKISSTVIYDRGPVLNLNVNHSEAVFRDTNEQSDVIRSPVDIYKQFAGCVPQTNEFLMNRPTSQKIMKHPTVDRPTPKVIKEEPNEVKKYSKVIKEDPEVIKEELTEVKEEPRGQDIAVAKAEVKDMLDNMFCPKNTNEPDPLPEGNFVDSHAPKKRVSLFKQRRQMKSQ, from the exons ATGGAGATTCTACAAAGAGCGCTGAAAGAG GCGCTAGATCGCAATGCTGCGGAGGCCGTACGATGGACAAAATATAAAGAACAGCATGAAGAAGCCAAAGCAAATATTGTAGAATTTACGAAATCTTTGGAACTCGACATTATGGTGCCAGTAGGATCGAAAGCTTTGATGCCTGGTCGATTGTATCATACGAATGAAGTTGTTGTCAGTCATTCGCAGACGTACTACTCAAAATGTACGGCCCATAAGGCGTTAGAGATTTGTCAAAATCGACTGAATGTGGCTGATAGTAGACTGAAGGCATTGGCAGTGGAAGCTAATTTGCACAG AAATCAACTGGATCTTCCACTCGATTTTGATGCATTCTCATCgcaagaaattattgaaacgtaCGACGAGGAAGAGGAAAAGAAATGGCAAATTAATcacaaagagaaaataaaagagCAGAAACGAAATGAGGCAGCCGAACGGCAACAAATATTGAGCGGAAAGGCTGAAGACGATATTATCAAGAGGTTAGAGGAACTAGAGCTAATGGAAGAACTGGAAAATGAATTGGAAGCAATGTCTGAAGAAGATGATGAAGCTGTCCAGGCAATCCTCAGTGAACGGCCGgaagaaatttcgtttaagaAAAGAATGTCTCACTTCAACGATCGTAATATTGAAGATGATATATCGTCTACGGAAGATGCTGCGTCGTCTGCGAAAGATGCTGAGCTGTCCAAGGAAAATGATGCAAGTGCTGACAACGTAAGCCTTTCTCTGAACAGTAGTGATGACGATGAAGACGACGACGATGAGGATGATGAGATTCCGCCCGAATTCAAAGAACTTGAGCGTAGAACAGCATCAATGACAAATcgagaaaaaacgaaattatttaagGCCAAATTGGATGAAGTTCAAAAGTATTTGGAAGCTTTGAAACCTCGCACTATTGAAGAAATATCACACAAGACTGATATGATGTTCTTATCTGACCATTTACTGAATGCCATCGAAATTATGGAAGATGAGTTCAAGTGCGATCGGTACTTAAATGCAGAGAGTGTGATAACAGAAGACAGTGACGACATCGAGCCTGCTACTGTTGTTCCAGCCAGTGTGACGAAACAAACcattttgaagaagaaaatgaaaacttccTTTGCATTCGACGATGATAAAAACTCGAGAAAAATTAGATTCGCCTCTGAGCATGATGTGAAGTCGTTTGACGTGTTAGAGGAACCGAGTAAAATATCATCAACTGTAATATATGACCGTGGACCAGTGCTGAACTTGAATGTTAATCATTCCGAAGCGGTATTTCGTGATACGAATGAACAATCCGATGTTATACGAAGCCCGGTCGACATATACAAACAATTTGCTGGTTGTGTTCCACAAACTAATGAGTTTTTAATG AATCGACCAACATCtcagaaaataatgaaacatCCAACGGTAGATCGACCAACTCCCAAGGTAATCAAAGAAGAGCCCAATGAAGTCAAGAAATATTCCAAGGTAATCAAAGAAGATCCAGAGGTAATCAAAGAAGAGCTTACTGAAGTCAAAGAAGAACCAAGAGGTCAAGATATAGCGGTAGCAAAGGCCGAAGTGAAAGAT ATGCTGGACAACATGTTCTGCCCTAAGAATACAAACGAACCCGATCCACTACCAGAAGGTAATTTTGTGGACTCACATGCGCCGAAAAAAAGAGTTAGTTTGTTCAAACAGCGCCGTCAAATGAAAAGCCaataa